Proteins from a single region of Halorubrum sp. 2020YC2:
- a CDS encoding extracellular solute-binding protein, which translates to MDGDDASDRSGPGPAGGDRLTASTGAEATADGGVAAEETAARGTVAGGDVPVSAFRETAERLAEGDLGARFSADEIDGEAAALAAALNEFVDGVAETVSAVDGFGDEVAGATEHVRSNVDRAKAQSDEVYAAVDDIESAAARQRDDIAAATSELQTVSAATEEVAASADQVAETAAGVAERTDEGTDAASAAIEDLRVVDERTEEALERVETLESEVAAIEDVTDLIQDIADETNILALNASIEAARAGEAGAGFEVVAEEVKSLAEEARDATGEIESSIRSVRAETDATVDEMTEMRERADEGIATAEAALEAFTDLAADVEETTSGVAEIRDATDDQATSIEAVVDAVESVGDLAEETVADAGDATAVAHAQKTSLAEVAAGAATLSDRTGTLDDALDAYDADGAADDDAVVLDFWHAFGGRKARLLDEFAAEFAAETDGIAVRPSSKGSYRGVFEATLAAADRGDPPAISHLYEIGTQRALDSGAFTPVERLLDAEAGGVGAGGAGGTDAAAGPAAGFSPDDLLAPVANYYRTDGVLHSMPFNASTPVLYYDRTAFERAGVDPDDPPETFDEVRRCAERLVESGATETGITFATYSWFVEQWFAEAGEPLVDADNGRGGTPTESRFDGPVGERVYRWIAEMAADGLYHDPGIEARGQAREAFHEGRAGMLIGSTSAMVDVREGASFPVGVGYFPVADERHGVVVGGGSLWVADGASTAEQRAAAAFLGWLAAPERQARWHRETGYFPVHEGAVDRLDRDGWFDENPGYRTAMNQLLDAEDAVATTGARIGPFDTVRTLAAEASVDAREHGVESAVERLADSTALQLDRYAEEQADGS; encoded by the coding sequence ATGGACGGCGACGACGCGAGCGACCGGTCCGGTCCGGGTCCCGCAGGCGGGGACCGTTTGACGGCATCGACAGGCGCGGAGGCGACCGCCGACGGCGGGGTCGCGGCCGAGGAGACGGCGGCCCGCGGGACGGTCGCCGGAGGCGACGTTCCGGTCTCGGCGTTCCGCGAGACCGCGGAGCGGCTCGCGGAGGGCGACCTCGGGGCTCGGTTCTCGGCCGACGAGATCGACGGCGAGGCGGCGGCGCTGGCGGCGGCGCTCAACGAGTTCGTCGACGGGGTCGCGGAGACGGTGTCCGCGGTCGACGGCTTCGGCGACGAGGTCGCGGGCGCGACCGAGCACGTCCGATCGAACGTCGACCGCGCGAAGGCGCAGAGCGACGAGGTGTACGCCGCGGTCGACGACATCGAGTCGGCGGCGGCCCGCCAGCGCGACGACATCGCGGCCGCGACGAGCGAGCTTCAGACCGTCTCGGCGGCCACCGAGGAGGTCGCCGCCTCCGCGGACCAGGTGGCCGAGACCGCGGCCGGCGTCGCCGAGCGGACCGACGAGGGGACCGACGCCGCGAGCGCCGCAATCGAGGACCTCCGCGTCGTGGACGAGCGGACCGAGGAGGCGCTCGAACGGGTCGAGACGCTGGAGTCGGAGGTCGCGGCGATCGAGGACGTCACCGACCTGATACAGGACATCGCGGACGAGACGAACATCCTCGCGCTCAACGCCTCGATCGAGGCGGCCCGCGCCGGCGAGGCCGGCGCCGGCTTCGAGGTGGTCGCGGAGGAGGTCAAGAGCCTCGCGGAGGAGGCCCGCGACGCGACCGGCGAGATCGAGTCGTCGATCCGGTCGGTGCGCGCGGAGACGGACGCGACCGTCGACGAGATGACCGAGATGCGCGAGCGCGCCGACGAGGGGATAGCCACCGCCGAGGCGGCGCTGGAGGCGTTCACCGACCTCGCGGCCGACGTCGAGGAGACGACGAGCGGGGTCGCGGAGATCCGCGACGCCACCGACGACCAGGCGACCTCGATCGAGGCGGTGGTCGACGCGGTCGAGTCGGTGGGCGACTTAGCCGAGGAGACGGTCGCGGACGCCGGCGACGCCACCGCGGTCGCGCACGCGCAGAAGACGTCGCTGGCGGAGGTGGCCGCCGGCGCCGCGACGCTCTCCGACCGGACCGGCACCCTCGACGACGCGCTCGACGCCTACGACGCCGACGGCGCGGCCGACGACGACGCAGTCGTCCTCGACTTCTGGCACGCGTTCGGCGGACGCAAGGCGCGGCTCCTCGACGAGTTCGCGGCCGAGTTCGCCGCGGAGACAGACGGAATCGCCGTCCGGCCCTCCTCGAAGGGGAGCTACCGCGGCGTGTTCGAGGCGACGCTGGCGGCGGCGGACCGGGGCGACCCGCCGGCGATCTCGCACCTCTACGAGATCGGCACCCAGCGCGCGCTCGACAGCGGGGCGTTCACGCCGGTCGAGCGCCTCCTCGACGCGGAAGCCGGCGGTGTCGGCGCCGGCGGAGCCGGGGGGACGGACGCCGCGGCCGGTCCGGCCGCCGGTTTCTCCCCCGACGACCTGCTCGCCCCCGTGGCCAACTACTACCGGACCGACGGGGTCCTCCACTCGATGCCGTTCAACGCGTCGACGCCCGTGCTGTACTACGACCGGACGGCCTTCGAACGCGCCGGGGTAGACCCCGACGACCCGCCGGAGACGTTCGACGAGGTCCGCCGCTGCGCCGAGCGGCTCGTCGAGAGCGGCGCGACCGAGACGGGGATCACGTTCGCGACGTACTCGTGGTTCGTCGAGCAGTGGTTCGCGGAGGCCGGCGAGCCGCTCGTCGACGCCGACAACGGGCGGGGCGGCACGCCGACTGAGAGCCGCTTCGACGGCCCGGTGGGCGAGCGGGTCTACCGCTGGATCGCGGAGATGGCGGCCGACGGCCTCTACCACGACCCCGGCATCGAGGCCCGCGGGCAGGCCCGCGAGGCGTTCCACGAGGGGCGCGCCGGGATGCTGATCGGCTCCACCTCCGCGATGGTCGACGTGCGGGAGGGGGCCTCGTTCCCGGTCGGCGTCGGCTACTTCCCGGTCGCGGACGAGCGGCACGGCGTCGTCGTCGGCGGCGGGTCGCTGTGGGTCGCGGACGGCGCGTCGACCGCCGAGCAGCGCGCCGCGGCGGCGTTCCTCGGCTGGCTCGCGGCGCCGGAGCGGCAGGCGCGTTGGCACCGCGAGACCGGCTACTTTCCGGTCCACGAGGGCGCGGTCGACCGGCTCGACCGCGACGGATGGTTCGACGAGAACCCCGGCTACCGGACCGCGATGAACCAGCTGCTCGACGCCGAGGACGCGGTCGCCACCACGGGCGCCCGGATCGGCCCGTTCGACACGGTCCGGACGCTCGCGGCCGAGGCGTCCGTCGACGCCCGCGAACACGGGGTCGAGTCCGCGGTCGAGCGGCTCGCGGACAGCACCGCCTTACAGCTCGACCGCTACGCCGAGGAGCAGGCCGACGGGTCGTAA
- a CDS encoding dihydrofolate reductase: MKLVSVAALAENRVIGKDGEVPWPHIEADVRQYRERVAGSPVVLGRWTFDSMRDDLPGSRQIVVSRSVDAVDVPTAVVANGAEEALALARDLAASAADPTTAGGTERVAAEADPMPEPRETDLVPGPGSDETVYVLGGGGIYGLFQPHLDGMALSHVDGAYEGDTYYPEWDEAGWEVAEETEYDRFTLREWVRRER, from the coding sequence GTGAAACTCGTCAGCGTCGCCGCGCTCGCGGAGAACCGGGTGATCGGGAAGGACGGCGAGGTGCCGTGGCCGCACATCGAGGCGGACGTGAGACAGTACCGGGAGCGAGTCGCCGGCTCGCCGGTGGTCTTGGGTCGGTGGACGTTCGACTCCATGCGTGACGACCTACCCGGAAGCCGACAGATCGTCGTGAGCCGGAGCGTCGACGCGGTCGACGTGCCGACCGCGGTCGTCGCGAACGGCGCCGAGGAGGCGCTCGCGCTGGCCCGCGACCTCGCCGCGAGCGCCGCCGACCCGACGACGGCCGGCGGCACGGAACGGGTCGCGGCCGAGGCCGACCCCATGCCGGAGCCGCGCGAGACCGACCTCGTGCCGGGACCGGGATCGGACGAGACGGTGTACGTCCTCGGCGGCGGCGGGATCTACGGGCTGTTCCAGCCGCACCTCGACGGGATGGCGCTGAGTCACGTCGACGGCGCCTACGAGGGCGACACGTACTACCCGGAGTGGGACGAGGCCGGCTGGGAGGTGGCCGAGGAGACAGAGTACGACCGGTTCACGCTGCGCGAGTGGGTGCGCCGGGAGCGCTGA
- a CDS encoding ornithine cyclodeaminase family protein, with product MQTLLLNADDVDENAEMDRVIDAVRGAFTAYERGDAKMPAKSYIDLPEYDGDFRSMPAYLDVREEDVAEETETGEGWDAAGIKWVNVHTDNPADHDLPTVMGTMIYSDPETAFPLAVLDGTTLTMKRTGAAAAVATDHLAVPDASSLGIVGAGVQSYTQLEAIAAVRDVEEVVVSDLDEERVADFIDAFGDRFDVRAGSVSEAGHCDVLSTVTPVETPIVGPDDVGEHTHVNAMGADAEGKHELADDLLTDATIVIDDHEQCTHSGEINVPYAAGTLTDDDIYGEIGEIVVGRRAGRPGTPGTAADVAGVEGVSVFDSTGLAIQDVAAARVVYERADELDNGYPFDLLGLDG from the coding sequence ATGCAGACGCTGCTCCTCAACGCGGACGACGTCGACGAGAACGCCGAGATGGACCGCGTGATCGACGCGGTCCGCGGCGCGTTCACGGCCTACGAGCGCGGCGACGCGAAGATGCCGGCGAAGTCGTACATCGACCTCCCCGAGTACGACGGCGACTTCCGGTCGATGCCCGCCTACCTCGACGTGCGCGAGGAGGACGTCGCGGAGGAGACCGAGACCGGCGAGGGGTGGGACGCCGCCGGGATAAAGTGGGTGAACGTCCACACCGACAACCCCGCCGACCACGACCTCCCGACCGTGATGGGGACGATGATCTACTCCGACCCGGAGACGGCGTTCCCGCTGGCGGTCCTCGACGGGACGACGCTGACGATGAAGCGGACGGGCGCGGCCGCCGCGGTCGCGACCGACCACCTCGCCGTCCCCGACGCGAGTTCGCTCGGGATCGTCGGCGCGGGCGTCCAGTCGTACACCCAACTGGAGGCGATCGCGGCGGTGCGGGACGTCGAGGAGGTCGTCGTGAGCGACCTCGACGAGGAGCGCGTCGCGGACTTCATCGACGCCTTCGGGGACCGGTTCGACGTGCGCGCCGGCTCGGTTTCGGAGGCCGGCCACTGTGACGTTCTCTCGACGGTGACCCCGGTCGAGACCCCGATCGTCGGCCCGGACGACGTGGGCGAGCACACGCACGTCAACGCGATGGGCGCGGACGCCGAGGGCAAACACGAACTGGCGGACGACCTCCTCACCGACGCCACCATCGTCATCGACGACCACGAGCAGTGCACCCACTCCGGCGAGATCAACGTCCCCTACGCCGCAGGGACGCTCACCGACGACGACATCTACGGCGAGATAGGCGAGATCGTCGTCGGCCGGCGGGCGGGTCGCCCCGGCACGCCGGGGACGGCGGCAGACGTGGCGGGCGTCGAGGGGGTCAGCGTCTTCGACTCCACCGGCCTCGCGATCCAAGACGTGGCGGCCGCGCGCGTCGTCTACGAGCGCGCCGACGAACTGGACAACGGCTACCCGTTCGACCTGCTCGGCCTCGACGGCTGA
- a CDS encoding DUF4147 domain-containing protein — protein MTDQSDGFAVTVADRERHASDPARELALDCVTAGIEAAHPERIVAEALALDSDRLTVTAVDGTSTAYDLAAYDRVLVVGAGNAAGHFAAAVEGLLGDRVDGGAVVTDDPVETERIAVLPSDHPTPSERGVESARAVREVAADAGESDLVIGLITGGGSALLAAPASGIGLDDLRGTTAALLASGATISEINAVRKHLSAVKGGRLARAAAPADALGLAVSDVTGDDPAVIASGPLSPDPTTYADALAVLDRYGVDAPAAATERLERGAAGELAETPKPGDPAFDGADVRIVASARTALDAAREVAAAAGYEPLVLSSRVRGEAREAAKTHAAVAEECRAAGNPIEPPAVLLSAGEVTVTLGEDPGTGGPNQEFALSAALELDAGGAEAGDAAAVAVASVDTDGIDGATDAAGALVDDGLVGDGGGGADGSLDREAAARALDAHDAYPALDGAGALLRTGPTGTNVNDLRVSVIPAGESRSEGTK, from the coding sequence ATGACAGACCAGTCCGACGGCTTCGCCGTGACCGTCGCCGACCGCGAGCGACACGCGAGCGACCCGGCTCGCGAACTCGCGCTTGACTGCGTTACCGCGGGGATCGAGGCGGCGCACCCGGAGCGAATCGTCGCGGAGGCGCTCGCGCTCGACAGCGATCGACTCACGGTCACCGCAGTCGACGGCACCTCGACGGCCTACGACCTCGCCGCGTACGACCGCGTGCTGGTCGTCGGCGCCGGCAACGCCGCGGGGCACTTCGCGGCCGCGGTCGAGGGACTCCTCGGCGACCGCGTCGACGGCGGCGCGGTCGTCACGGACGACCCCGTCGAGACCGAACGGATCGCCGTCCTGCCCAGCGACCACCCGACGCCGAGCGAGCGGGGCGTCGAGAGCGCCCGAGCGGTGCGCGAGGTCGCGGCCGACGCCGGCGAGTCCGACCTCGTGATCGGCCTGATCACCGGCGGTGGGAGCGCGCTGCTGGCCGCGCCCGCGAGCGGAATCGGCCTCGACGACCTCCGCGGGACGACCGCGGCGCTGCTGGCGAGCGGCGCGACCATCTCGGAGATCAACGCGGTCCGCAAACACCTCTCGGCGGTGAAGGGCGGGCGACTAGCGCGGGCCGCCGCGCCCGCCGACGCCCTCGGCCTCGCGGTCAGCGACGTGACCGGCGACGACCCGGCCGTGATCGCGAGCGGCCCCCTCTCGCCCGACCCGACGACGTACGCGGACGCGCTCGCGGTCCTCGACCGGTACGGGGTCGACGCGCCGGCCGCCGCGACGGAGCGGCTCGAACGCGGCGCCGCGGGCGAACTCGCGGAGACCCCGAAGCCGGGCGACCCCGCGTTCGACGGCGCCGACGTTCGGATCGTCGCGAGCGCGCGCACCGCGCTGGACGCCGCCCGCGAGGTCGCCGCAGCGGCGGGGTACGAGCCGCTCGTGCTCTCCTCGCGCGTGCGCGGCGAGGCGCGGGAGGCGGCGAAGACGCACGCCGCGGTGGCCGAGGAGTGCCGCGCGGCCGGCAACCCGATCGAACCGCCCGCGGTCCTCCTCTCCGCCGGCGAGGTGACGGTGACGCTCGGAGAGGATCCCGGGACAGGCGGGCCGAATCAGGAGTTCGCGCTGTCGGCGGCGCTCGAACTCGACGCCGGCGGCGCGGAAGCGGGCGACGCGGCCGCGGTCGCCGTCGCGAGCGTCGACACCGACGGGATCGACGGCGCCACGGACGCCGCGGGCGCCCTGGTCGATGACGGCCTCGTGGGCGACGGCGGTGGCGGCGCCGACGGGTCGCTGGACCGCGAGGCGGCCGCGCGAGCGCTCGACGCGCACGACGCGTACCCGGCGCTCGACGGGGCGGGGGCGCTGCTGCGGACCGGCCCGACCGGGACGAACGTCAACGACCTCCGCGTGTCCGTGATTCCGGCGGGGGAGTCGCGTTCGGAAGGGACTAAGTAA
- a CDS encoding NCS2 family permease produces MGLSDTLAARFDVEANGSDVRTELIAGLTTFLAMSYIIVVNPAILSQAIQIEGYSQGEVFQMIAIATILSAAVGTAVMALYANRPFGLAPGLGLNAFFAFTVVLGLGVPWETALAAVFVEGVVFILLTAVGAREYVIRLFPEPVKRSVGAGIGLFLLFIGFQELQIVANDETTLVTLGTVFGSPWSILGVLGLVLTFVLWARNVTGAIILGVITTAVTGWALTLGGVFARGTVTPETLPNPQYDITPLAGAFVDGLSGIDPLTFVLVVFTFFFVDFFDTAGTLIGVSQFGDFLDEDGDLPDMDRPLMADAVGTTAGAMLGTSTVTTYIESSAGVEEGGRTGLTALVVALLFVGSLAVIPVVAAIPEYASFIALIVVGVMMLQGLVEVDWQDPAWAVSAGLTVTVMPFAYSIADGLAAGIIAYPIIKFAVGEGDDVALGQYAIAALLAVYYVLSTADLIL; encoded by the coding sequence ATGGGGCTTTCAGACACGCTGGCCGCGCGGTTCGACGTGGAGGCGAACGGGTCGGACGTCCGCACCGAACTGATCGCCGGGCTCACGACGTTCCTCGCGATGTCGTACATCATCGTCGTGAATCCCGCGATCCTCTCTCAGGCGATTCAGATCGAGGGGTACAGTCAGGGAGAGGTGTTCCAGATGATCGCCATCGCGACGATTCTCTCGGCGGCCGTCGGGACCGCGGTGATGGCGCTGTACGCGAACCGGCCGTTCGGGCTCGCGCCCGGGCTCGGGCTCAACGCGTTCTTCGCGTTCACGGTCGTGTTGGGACTGGGCGTGCCGTGGGAGACGGCGCTGGCCGCCGTCTTCGTCGAGGGCGTGGTGTTCATACTGCTCACCGCGGTCGGCGCCCGCGAGTACGTCATCCGCCTGTTCCCCGAGCCGGTGAAGCGGTCGGTCGGAGCCGGTATCGGGCTGTTCCTGCTTTTCATCGGCTTCCAGGAGCTTCAGATCGTCGCGAACGACGAGACGACGCTCGTCACGCTCGGGACCGTCTTCGGCAGCCCGTGGTCGATCCTCGGCGTGCTCGGACTGGTGTTGACGTTCGTCCTGTGGGCGCGTAACGTGACCGGCGCCATCATCCTCGGCGTCATCACCACCGCGGTCACCGGGTGGGCGCTCACGCTCGGCGGGGTCTTCGCCCGCGGGACGGTCACGCCGGAAACGCTGCCCAATCCGCAGTACGACATCACGCCGCTCGCGGGCGCGTTCGTCGACGGGCTCTCCGGGATCGACCCGCTCACGTTCGTGCTGGTCGTGTTCACGTTCTTCTTCGTCGACTTCTTCGACACCGCCGGGACGCTCATCGGCGTCTCGCAGTTCGGTGACTTCCTCGACGAGGACGGCGACCTCCCCGACATGGACAGGCCGCTGATGGCCGACGCCGTCGGGACGACCGCCGGCGCGATGCTCGGCACCTCCACGGTGACGACGTACATCGAGTCGTCCGCCGGCGTCGAGGAGGGCGGCCGGACCGGCCTCACCGCCTTAGTCGTCGCGCTCCTCTTCGTCGGCTCGCTCGCCGTGATTCCCGTCGTGGCCGCGATCCCAGAGTACGCCTCCTTCATCGCGCTGATCGTCGTCGGCGTGATGATGCTCCAGGGGCTCGTCGAGGTCGACTGGCAGGACCCCGCGTGGGCCGTCTCCGCCGGGCTCACCGTCACCGTGATGCCGTTCGCCTACTCCATCGCGGACGGGCTGGCGGCCGGTATCATCGCGTACCCGATCATCAAGTTCGCCGTCGGCGAGGGCGACGACGTGGCGCTCGGCCAGTACGCCATCGCCGCGCTGCTCGCCGTCTACTACGTCCTCTCGACCGCCGACCTCATCCTTTGA
- a CDS encoding phosphoribosyltransferase family protein → MNRAEKAALQLQAVAVLRMLKETRTYEELSEVTGLPAGDLNRYVNGHVLPGTDRASEVVESVGREALADELVARVEFDDEGYVDNSGVVFDQSFLDLVAPVAAETFEFESPDVVLTAATDGITLGAAMASFFDARLAYAKKSKETAVEEFIESRQRLASGIELTYYLPASAIDAGDTVLVVDDLIRSGETQELLLDIALQGDADVTGVFALIAVGDEGMDRARAITDAPVGALTTFE, encoded by the coding sequence ATGAATCGCGCAGAGAAGGCGGCCCTCCAGCTACAGGCGGTCGCCGTGTTGCGGATGCTGAAGGAGACGCGAACGTACGAGGAGCTGTCCGAGGTCACCGGGCTGCCCGCGGGCGACCTGAACCGCTACGTGAACGGCCACGTGCTGCCGGGCACCGACCGCGCGAGCGAGGTCGTCGAGTCGGTCGGGCGGGAGGCGCTCGCGGACGAGCTCGTCGCGCGCGTCGAGTTCGACGACGAGGGGTACGTCGACAACTCCGGCGTCGTCTTCGACCAGTCGTTCCTCGACCTGGTGGCGCCCGTCGCGGCGGAGACGTTCGAGTTCGAGTCGCCGGACGTGGTCCTGACGGCCGCGACCGACGGGATCACGTTGGGCGCGGCGATGGCCTCCTTCTTCGACGCGCGGCTGGCGTACGCGAAGAAGTCGAAGGAGACCGCGGTCGAGGAGTTCATCGAGTCGCGCCAGCGGCTCGCCTCCGGCATCGAGCTCACCTACTACCTCCCCGCGAGCGCGATCGACGCCGGCGACACCGTCCTCGTCGTCGACGACCTGATCCGCTCGGGCGAGACCCAGGAGCTCCTCTTGGACATCGCGCTCCAGGGCGACGCCGACGTCACCGGCGTGTTCGCGCTCATCGCCGTCGGCGACGAGGGGATGGACCGCGCGCGAGCGATCACCGACGCCCCGGTCGGGGCGTTGACGACGTTCGAGTAG
- a CDS encoding ABC transporter substrate-binding protein, translating into MPTDNDTHVDRRTVLKYAGTAGAVGLAGCSGNGGDGGDGSDGGDGSDGMDGGDGSDGEDGSDGGDDAFEVGVTMGQMDSGLDPQDHAETNTEIIVGQLYDGLLDRDKEGGIIAGLAEDWERNDDGSVRFMLRDGLTFHNGDEVTPEDVRYSIRRIVFEDVGFASPQSNDLGSVSEVTTGDGEVTVSFEGYNPIAFQLFATNGPVVQQSWVEENGSDYINRNANGTGPFRLSEYDSGNEVVYEPNEEYWDGAPEVDELTMSASSESSTRVNQLLAEETDIVTNVPPNEVSRVNDSDVATINSVASARIIFLQMRYDVEPFSSQQFRQALNHAVDVESIIENVLNGFGNITAQPTLDGHVGYNPDIDPYPYDPDEAERLVEESGHAGVEITLETPIGRYLRDVDIAQAAANQINSLSNVTCEVEQREFSSLVQDVTAPDIEDRPHFNLLGWGNGEFDGSQTLTPLLSSSGALTVLENDELDGLLEDAEATEDPDERVEILQEANQLAHDLAPWVFMHQQYSVYGVSSDISWEPRADEFIDPDTATQQ; encoded by the coding sequence ATGCCTACTGACAACGACACGCACGTCGATAGGCGGACGGTGCTCAAGTACGCGGGAACGGCCGGTGCTGTCGGCCTCGCGGGCTGTTCCGGAAACGGCGGCGACGGCGGCGACGGGTCGGACGGCGGGGACGGCTCCGACGGCATGGACGGCGGCGACGGGTCGGACGGCGAGGACGGCTCCGACGGGGGCGACGACGCCTTCGAAGTCGGCGTCACCATGGGCCAGATGGACTCCGGGCTCGACCCGCAGGACCACGCGGAGACGAACACCGAGATCATCGTCGGGCAGCTGTACGACGGCCTACTTGACCGCGACAAGGAGGGCGGCATCATCGCCGGCCTCGCAGAAGACTGGGAGCGCAACGACGACGGCAGCGTCCGGTTTATGCTGCGCGACGGGCTCACCTTCCACAACGGCGACGAAGTCACGCCGGAAGACGTCCGGTACAGCATCCGCCGTATCGTCTTCGAGGACGTCGGGTTCGCCAGCCCGCAGTCGAACGACCTTGGCTCCGTGTCAGAGGTCACGACCGGCGACGGGGAGGTGACGGTCTCCTTCGAGGGATACAACCCGATCGCCTTCCAGCTGTTCGCGACGAACGGTCCCGTCGTGCAGCAGTCGTGGGTCGAGGAGAACGGCAGCGACTACATCAACCGGAACGCCAACGGCACGGGACCGTTCCGCCTCAGCGAGTACGACTCGGGCAACGAGGTCGTCTACGAGCCGAACGAGGAGTACTGGGACGGCGCCCCCGAGGTCGACGAGCTCACCATGAGCGCCTCCAGCGAGTCGAGCACGCGGGTCAACCAACTGCTCGCCGAGGAGACGGACATCGTGACGAACGTCCCGCCGAACGAGGTCTCTCGCGTCAACGACTCCGACGTCGCGACGATTAACTCCGTGGCGAGCGCGCGGATCATCTTCCTCCAGATGCGCTACGACGTGGAGCCGTTCTCCAGCCAGCAGTTCCGGCAGGCCCTGAACCACGCGGTCGACGTCGAGAGCATCATCGAGAACGTCCTCAACGGCTTCGGGAACATTACCGCCCAGCCCACCCTCGACGGCCACGTCGGCTACAACCCCGACATCGACCCGTACCCGTACGACCCCGACGAGGCCGAGCGGCTCGTCGAGGAGTCCGGCCACGCCGGCGTCGAGATCACGCTCGAGACGCCGATCGGCCGGTACCTCCGCGACGTCGACATCGCGCAGGCGGCGGCCAACCAGATCAACTCGCTGTCGAACGTCACCTGCGAGGTCGAACAGCGCGAGTTCTCCTCGCTCGTTCAGGACGTCACCGCGCCGGACATCGAGGACCGCCCGCATTTCAACCTCCTCGGCTGGGGGAACGGCGAGTTCGACGGCAGTCAGACGCTGACGCCGCTGCTCTCTTCGAGCGGCGCGCTCACGGTGTTAGAGAACGACGAGCTCGACGGACTCCTCGAAGACGCCGAGGCGACCGAGGACCCCGACGAGCGGGTCGAGATCCTTCAGGAGGCGAACCAGCTCGCCCACGACCTCGCGCCGTGGGTGTTCATGCACCAGCAGTACAGCGTCTACGGCGTCTCCAGCGACATCTCTTGGGAGCCGCGGGCCGACGAGTTCATCGACCCGGACACGGCCACCCAACAGTAA
- a CDS encoding ABC transporter permease: MSFGRFALKRSLQGIGVVWGVVTVVFALRFVTPGSAINAVAPLDATQETRQAIAAELGLDQPLYVQYGQYVFDLLRGDMGQSYIKGQEVTTLVFSRLPATIELAVAASVVAIALAIPLGVISATRRNEPVDYGATLLSLGGISTPNFWLGIMLILIFAVEFNIFNTSGRGVDVGDVALSVVNAEPFVGTLLTWLAYITLPAIALGTYFMALITRLTRSGMLDELSKGYVQAARAKGLPRTLIRYKHALRNTLIPVITVLGLQLGTLIGGAVITEAVFSWPGLGTLVIESINQRDWPALQGSLIVIGTSFVFVNILVDVVYAYLDPEVVND, from the coding sequence ATGTCATTCGGAAGATTCGCACTCAAAAGAAGCCTCCAGGGCATCGGCGTCGTCTGGGGCGTCGTCACCGTCGTGTTCGCGCTCCGGTTCGTCACGCCCGGCAGCGCGATCAACGCGGTCGCACCGCTCGACGCCACGCAGGAGACCCGACAGGCGATCGCCGCCGAACTGGGACTCGACCAGCCGCTGTACGTCCAGTACGGACAGTACGTCTTCGACCTGCTTCGGGGCGACATGGGCCAGTCGTACATCAAGGGACAGGAGGTCACGACGCTCGTGTTCAGCCGCCTGCCCGCGACGATCGAACTGGCCGTCGCCGCCAGCGTCGTCGCGATCGCCCTCGCGATCCCGCTCGGCGTGATCAGCGCGACCCGCCGCAACGAGCCGGTCGACTACGGCGCGACGCTGCTGTCGCTCGGCGGCATCTCGACGCCGAACTTCTGGCTCGGGATCATGCTCATCCTGATCTTCGCCGTGGAGTTCAACATCTTCAACACCAGCGGCCGCGGGGTCGACGTCGGTGACGTCGCGCTGTCGGTCGTCAACGCCGAGCCGTTCGTCGGGACGCTGCTGACGTGGCTCGCGTACATCACGCTGCCGGCGATCGCCCTCGGTACGTACTTCATGGCGCTTATCACCCGACTGACGCGGTCGGGAATGCTGGACGAACTCAGTAAGGGCTACGTTCAGGCCGCGCGGGCCAAGGGGCTTCCGCGGACCCTGATCCGGTACAAACACGCGCTCCGGAACACCCTCATCCCCGTGATCACCGTCCTCGGCTTGCAGCTCGGGACGCTGATCGGCGGCGCCGTCATCACCGAGGCGGTGTTCTCGTGGCCCGGGCTCGGCACGCTAGTCATCGAGAGCATCAACCAGCGCGACTGGCCGGCGCTTCAGGGGAGCCTCATCGTCATCGGGACGAGCTTCGTGTTCGTCAACATCCTCGTCGACGTGGTGTACGCCTACCTCGACCCAGAGGTGGTCAACGACTAA